The Pristiophorus japonicus isolate sPriJap1 chromosome 17, sPriJap1.hap1, whole genome shotgun sequence DNA window gagggagggagtgccgcactgtcggaggggcggtactgagggagcgactgtcggaggcgcagtagtgcgggagtgctgcactgtcggaggagcagtactgacggagggagtgccgcactgtcggaggtgcagtagtgcgggagtgctgcactgtcggaggagcagtactgggggagagatctgctcctttagtactgcactggtgtgccaGCGTGgactataaagaaagaaagacttgcatttatatagcaactttcaggaccacggaacgtcccaaagcactttacagccaatgaagtactttgttttggcgtgcagtcactgttgtaatgtgggaaacgcagcagccaatttgcgcacagcaagctcccacagacagcaatgtgataatgaccagataatctgttttttgttatgttgattgagaaacaactattggccccaggacaccgctgcttttcttcaaaatggtgccatgggatcttttacttccacatgagagggcagcaggAGTGTTcgctgagatttatgtgctcaagttcctagagtgggacttctGACTCTAGGAACCtagtacaaccttctgactctgagccacggttgacattcTTGTTGAAGCCTGGACAGGCATCACAGTTGGGCCTAATCCTGGGAAATATTCCACTTACAAGTGTTGAGCATCTTTAATGTGACACTTTCCATCCCAAACCGagggacataacataagaacataagaaataggagcaggagtcggccatttggccccttgagcctgctctgccattcaataagatcacggctgatctgatcatggactcagctccacttccctgcccgctccctataaccctcgactcccttagcattcaaaaatctgtcttgtcTCCACcgcaaatatattcaatggcccaactgAGGATCCCAATTGTGGATAAAACTATTTTTTCTTTCCATGTCCCCCCCTCCCCATGAGTGGCACATTTCAAATCAAGATCTCGCTGGGTGATGGACAACAGGCTCAATGCCACGCCGTGGTGCAATGTGTTAAAATGTTGCTCTGACTTTGCCCTTGATTAAAAGGACCTTCTGTTTTTGCAAGGTTCCAATTGGCACCCCTCGCTTTCCCCGCTGCATTTGGACTGCGATTAAATGATGCCGAGTGTCACCGATGCGAGTGCGGACCTTGCTTCCGCTGCCTCCGAAGGCCCGGCCTCCACGCGACTGTTCCACAGGTTCTCCAGCTCGGCCCAGTTCCTCTGCTGCCCACCCGCCGCGGCCCCGAGCCCCGAGTGCCGGGTCGCCAAGCGCAGGAAGAGGCCGAGCCGAAGGCACCAGCGCTTTCTGGAGAGGAAGGCGTTTCTGCAGCGGCAAGGGATCCTGAGGCAGAATCGGCTCAAAGGGAAGGGCGGGCCGCCGAGCCCAGCACCGGGCCCAAATGCCAGTCAACCAAACTGTACGGTTCAGGCGGGAGACCCCAAGGCGCCGAGTAATTCCGATGTGAATGGGAACCGCTCCACCTTGCTTGATCCGTCGTACCCTCGGCCCGAAGCTGAAAgcgacagccttcctttacttgcaACTTCCGCGGACCCGAGCAAGCGGGATCCCCCGGCGCAAAGGGTGAAGAAGCCGGCTCGCGAGGGCCCTGTCGGACAGTCGCGAGCCGCGGACCCTCGCCGGGCCACCAAGCACGTGGCCATCGACTGCGAGATGGTGGGCACGGGCCCCTGCGGGCGGCTGGGCGAGATGGCCCGGTGCAGCATCGTCAACTATCAGTGCGACGTCGTCTACGACAAGTACGTGAAGCCGCGGCTTCCCATCACCGACTACCGCACCCGATGGAGCGGCATCCGAAAGCAGCACATGACCAGCGCAATCGAGTTCAATGTTGCTCAGAGGGAGGTGGGTGAACCAAGTGTCTAATGATCCATGATAATGTGCTGAACATCTTGCGCAGATCACACAATTGCTGGATGTAGTGGGTAGCTCTCTCTATCTTCCTCTCTTTCATTCGTTCTTTTGTGTtcgttctctttttctctccctccgtctctctctcgctccccccccccctctctctttctcctctctcttgcgcttgctcgctctctcactcactctcgctttttcctctttctctttctctctctcattcctcgcagtcagaaggttgtgggttcaagtcccactccaggaacttgagcacaagacACGAGGTGGCCAATGGTGAGGCAGCTGACACTTGGTTTTAAAATGTAGGAGGAACTGAGGAGTTCTGCAGACGTGCGGTCCTGGCAAAGTGTGAGTTCGATTAGGAGCTGGTGCGATTGAGTCTTAACCTTAACACAGTGAGGGTGCAGGAGGAGGTAGTGTGTAGGATGCAGCACCTCAGGCTTTGGAGGCACAAAAGAGGAAAGCTCAGAGTAAAAATCTACTGTCGATCAAAATAGCGTCACGAACGATTGGGgtgtagagtggtcaactgtgccgTCGATGAAATACAACCTTGTTTTGTTGCAGCATGTGACTATTTGCCTGGGGAAAACCACCAGACAGACACATCTGCATGGAATTTTTTGTATTATTAATTCTCTGGATATGGGATGTTGCTCACGAGGCAAACATTTATTGCCTGTCCTTAATTACCCCTTGAGACAggggtggtgaaccgctgcagtgcatgctgttagggagggagttccaggattttggcccagcgacgatgcaggaacggcgatatttttccaagtctggatggttgtGTGACGCGAGAGGGCCAAAtgaaagaaagaaacagaaagacttgcatttatatagcgcctttcatgaacactggatgtctcaaagcactttacagccaatgaagtactttttgaaatgtagtcactgttgtaatgtgggaaacgcggcagccaatttgcgcacagcaagctcccacaaacagcaaacgtgataatgaccaaataatctgttttcgtgatgttgattgaggggtaaatattgaccagtacaccggggataactcccctgctcttcttagaaatagtgccttgggatcttttacgtccacctgagagagcagacggggcctcagtttaacgtctcatcggaaagacggcacctccgacagtgcagcgctccctcagcactgcactgacagTATAAATCAGACAGATTCACAGTTTATTGCAGCGGTTAACGTTTTTAACCTGTGCTTCAATTCAGATCTTGAAGATCCTGAAGGGTAAAATTGTGGTGGGTCACGCGTTGCACAACGACTTCAAAGCACTGAAGTATTTTCACCCGAAGTCGCAGACGAGGGACACGAGCAAGATCCCGATGTTGAAGCGGAAGGCTGGCTTTCCAGAAAGAGAGTCCGTGTCCCTGAAGAATCTGGCGAAGCGGCTTCTGCACAAAAACATCCAGGTGAGTGTGTGAGCCGACCCTCAGTGTTTCTGTGCTGCGTGGGTTGAGTTGCAGTCTGTTGGGTGCTTTTCCCCCCACTGGCTTGCTGGGGGCAGCAGAGCTGGTGCACTCGGTCTGTCCGGGCTGGCCTCAGGGTTCACTTTCCTGCTTGGCTGCCTTCCCACAGTCAGCTGGGCAGGTCCGTCGATTAGAAAACTCTGCAGTGTCCACACGGCGTGGAGTTTGCCCTGCCGTATAAAGGAGCCAGGTCACCTGAGATTTACAGAAGCCAAGAAATAATATCGTGCTTTTAATCTCCCGAGTAGCCAGAGAGTCACTGTTGACATGgagttaacatcctgggggtcaccattgaacagaaacttacCCGGGCCAGCCACgttaacactgtggcaacaagagctgggtaatctgcagtgagtgtctcgcctcctggctccccaaagcctttccaccatctacaaggcacaagtcaggagtgtgatggaatattctccacttgcctggatgagtgcagctccaacaacactcaagctcgacaccatccgggacaaagcagctcGTGTGATcggcaccccgtccaccaccttaaacattcactccctccaccactggcgcactatggctgcggtgtgcaccgtctacaagatgcactgcagcaactcgtaacaacataagaaatagaagtaggccataaggcccttcgagcttgctccgccattcaataagatcatggactcaactccatttccctgcccgctccccataaccccttatccccttatcgtttaagaaactatctatctctgtcttaaatatatttaatgtcccagcttccacagctctctgaggcagtgaattccacagattcacaaccttctgagagaagaaatttctcttcatcacagttctaaatgggcggccccttattttaagatcatgccctctagttctagtctcccccatcagtggaaacatcctctctgtatccttgtcaagccccctcataatcttatacgtttctataagatcacctctcattctgctgaattccaatgagtagaggccaaaccaatCGAtcattcctcgtaagtcaacccccttatccccgtgatcaacctagtgaatcttctctgaactgccttcacagcaagtatatcctttcgtaaatatggaaaccaaaactgcactcagtattccaggtgtggcccccccacaccctgtacagctgtaacaagacttccctgcttttatactccatcccctttgcaataaaggctaagattccattggccttcctgattacttgctgtacctgcatactatccttttgtgtttcatgcacaagtacccccaggtcctgctgtactgcagcactttgcaatctttctccatttaaataataacttgctctttgatttttttctgccaaagtgcatgacctcacactttccaacattatacgccatctgccaaattcttgcccactcacttagcctgtctgtgtactccttcagcctctttatgtcctcctcacacattgcccttcctcccatctttgtattgccagcaaacttggctacgttacactgcgtgaagagaaaaagattagtgaagactaatgtaggtcccttgcagtcagaatcaggggaattcataatggggaacaaggaaatggcagaccaattgaacaaatactttgattctgtcttcactaaggaatacacaaataacctcctgaaaatactaggggaccgagggtctagtgagaagggggaattgagggaaattcttattagtcgggaaattgaagggactgaaggccgataaatacccagggcctgttagtctgcatctcagagtacttaaggaagtggccctagaaatagtggatgcattgatagtcattttccaacattctctagactctgggtcagttcctatggattggagtgtagctaatgtaacaccactttttaaaaaaggagggagagagaaaacagaattatagactggttagcctgacatcggtagtggggaaaatgttggaatcagttattaaagatgaaatagcagcacatttggaaagcagtgacaggatcggtccaagtcggtatggatttatgaaaaggaaatcatgcttgacaaattttttgaggatgtaactagtagagtggacaagggagaaccagtggatgtgatgtatttggactttcaaaaggcttttgacaaggtcccacaagagattagtgtgcaaaattaaggcacatggtattgggggtaatgtattgacgtggatagagaactggttggcagacaagaagccaagagtgggaataaatgggtccttttcagaatggcaggcagtgactagtggggtgccacagggttcagtgctgggaccccagctatttacaagatacattaatgatttagacaaaggaattgaatgtaatttctccaagtttgcagatgacactaagctggttggaagtgcgagctgcgaggagaatgctaggagactgcagggtgacttggacaggttaggcgaatgggcagatgcatggcagatgcagtatcatgtgaataagtgtgaggttatccactttgattgcaaaaacaggaaggtaggttattatctgaatggtgacattagtaaaagaggaggtacaacaagacctgggtgtcatggtacatcagtcattgaaggtaggcatgcaggtacagcaggcaataaagaaggtaaatggcatgctggccttcacagcgaggggatttgagtataggagcagggaggtcttactgcagttgcacagggccttggtgagaccacaccttgagtattgtgtgcagttttggtctcctaatctgaggaaggacattcttgttgttgagggagtgcagcgaaggttcaccagactgattcccgggatgacaggactgacatatgaagaaagactggatcgactgggcttatattcactggaatttagaagaatgagaggggatctcatagaaacatataaaattcagatgggattggacaggttagatgcaggaagaatgttcccgatgttggggaagtccagaaccaggggtctaaggataaggggtaagccatttaggaccgagatgaggagaaacttcttcactcagagaattgtgaacctgtggaattctctaccacagaaagttgttgaggctagttcattagatatattcaaaagggagttaaatgtggcccttatggctaaaggggtatggagagaaagcaggaatgcggtactgaagttgcatgatcagccatgatcatattgaatggtggtgcaggctcgaagggccgaatggcctactcctgcacctactttctatgtttctatgtcccatctTCCAAatcgtaaatatagattgtaaatagttggggtcccagcactgatccctgcgacaccccactcattactgattgcaaaTCAGAgattaacccatttatcccgactctctgtttctttgtcagccaatcttctatccatgctaatatattacccctaaccccgtgaacttttattttgtgcagtaactttttgtgtggtaccttgtcaaatgccttctggaagtccaaattcaccacatccagtggttcccctttatccaccctgttacatcctcaaagaattccagcaaatttgtcaaacatgacttccccttcataaatccatgctgactttggc harbors:
- the LOC139227615 gene encoding apoptosis-enhancing nuclease-like, whose translation is MMPSVTDASADLASAASEGPASTRLFHRFSSSAQFLCCPPAAAPSPECRVAKRRKRPSRRHQRFLERKAFLQRQGILRQNRLKGKGGPPSPAPGPNASQPNCTVQAGDPKAPSNSDVNGNRSTLLDPSYPRPEAESDSLPLLATSADPSKRDPPAQRVKKPAREGPVGQSRAADPRRATKHVAIDCEMVGTGPCGRLGEMARCSIVNYQCDVVYDKYVKPRLPITDYRTRWSGIRKQHMTSAIEFNVAQREILKILKGKIVVGHALHNDFKALKYFHPKSQTRDTSKIPMLKRKAGFPERESVSLKNLAKRLLHKNIQVGRDGHCSVEDACTSMELYRLVEVQWEQKLHSWLSAEQEHAASETNSAIDRYMGDQYWPADLQEDSK